A single Vanacampus margaritifer isolate UIUO_Vmar chromosome 14, RoL_Vmar_1.0, whole genome shotgun sequence DNA region contains:
- the LOC144034018 gene encoding serine/threonine-protein phosphatase with EF-hands 2-like isoform X1: MRRRCTWNIFQSIEYAGEQDQNKLCNFFGFLMDHFTPASSERNLISHIFRESDICLDTEWELYFCYKSIQVPGSYTGPRLTFPLTFCGVSKLVEAFKQRQQLHARYALQLLGETWRLLRILPNINHVTVCHMKELTICGDLHGHLEDLLLIFYKNGLPSPEKPYVFNGDFVDRGKNSLEILLILFGFLLVYPNNVHLNRGNHEDHIVNLRYGFTKEVLGKYRWHGKKILKLLQKIFSWLPLATVVDDKVLIVHGGISESTDLNIIARLDRHKYVSTLRPPKQSVHTASSSFKMADCDGLTQGRRWVCSLTSRSLRLDIPRRSLQNYQSYGEMKTSDYDSSPEPGDSRTVDLEWKQIVDVLWSDPMPQNGCFPNEVRGGGCYWGPDVTEDVLRRHNLQLLIRSHECKQDGYEFCHNRRVLTIFSASNYYDVGSNRGAYIRMGTNLNPHLVQYQASRACRDLTLRQSVSWTEKSALQALRQQLFFHKSDLSSAFQEFDPNRTGLISMRDWASATESVLKLGLPWRVLRPQLLSSTHHGMVEYQHWIRELSLTEPHLEISDTSILEIMYKNHSSIETIFRIIDTDHSGLISLEEFHQTWKLLSSHLKMEISDKSVADLAQSIDFNKDGVIDINEFMEAFRLVGISAHK; the protein is encoded by the exons ATGAGACGCAGATGCACTTGGAACATCTTCCAGTCTATTGAATACGCCGGAGAGCAAGACCAAAACAAg CTGTGCAATTTCTTTGGCTTCCTGATGGACCATTTCACCCCAGCCAGCAGCGAGC GAAATCTGATATCGCACATCTTCCGTGAGAGCGACATCTGCCTTGATACGGAATGGGAGCTGTACTTTTGCTACAAGAGTATTCAGGTGCCCGGCAGCTACACAGGCCCACGGTTAACCTTTCCATTGACCTTCTGCGGTGTGTCCAAGCTGGTGGAAGCCTTCAAGCAGAGACAA CAGCTCCATGCTCGCTATGCTCTGCAGCTTCTTGGAGAGACTTGGAGGCTGTTGCgaattctgccaaatatcaacCACGTCACCGTCTGCCATATGAAGGAGCTAACCATATGCG GAGATTTACATGGACACCTTGAAGATCTATTACTGATATTCTACAAG AATGGATTGCCTTCCCCTGAGAAACCGTACGTGTTCAACGGAGACTTTGTGGATCGAGGCAAGAACTCGTTAGAAATCCTGCTCATCCTGTTTGGGTTCCTGCTGGTCTACCCCAACAATGTCCATCTGAACAGGGGAAATCATGAGGACCACATAGTTAACCTGAG GTATGGATTCACCAAAGAAGTGCTGGGAAAATACAGG TGGCATGGCAAAAAGATCCTCAAGCTCCTCCAGAAGATTTTCAGCTGGTTGCCACTGGCAACCGTGGTGGATGACAAAGTGCTCATTGTGCATGGAGGCATCTCTGAATCCACAGATCTTAATATAATAGCCAGACTGGACAGACACAAA TATGTTTCCACTCTGAGGCCTCCCAAACAAAGCGTTCACACTGCAAGTAGCAGCTTTAAGATGGCAGACTGTGATGGTCTGACGCAAGGTCGACGTTGGGTTTGCTCCCTGACGAGCCGGAGCCTGAGGCTCGATATCCCGCGCCGCTCGCTCCAAAACTACCAGTCGTATGGTGAAATGAAGACGTCCGACTATGACTCTTCTCCAGAACCCGGGGACAGCAGAACAGTCGACCTTGAGTGGAAACAA ATAGTGGATGTGTTGTGGAGCGACCCCATGCCCCAGAATGGCTGCTTCCCAAACGAAGTGCGAGGCGGCGGCTGCTACTGGGGCCCCGATGTCACGGAGGATGTTCTCAGACGTCACAACCTGCAGCTCCTCATCCGCTCTCACGAGTGCAAACAGGACGGCTACGAATTCTGCCACAATCGTCGG GTGTTGACCATATTTTCAGCTTCCAACTACTACGACGTGGGCAGCAACAGAGGAGCCTACATCAGGATGGGCACCAATCTGAACCCTCACTTGGTCCAGTATCAAGCCAGCCGGGCATGCAGAGATCTAACCCTGCGACAAAG TGTCTCCTGGACAGAGAAGTCGGCCTTGCAAGCTCTCCGGCAACAGCTGTTCTTCCACAAGTCAGATCTCAGCAGTGCCTTTCAGGAGTTTGATCCAAACAGAACAG GGTTGATATCCATGAGAGACTGGGCCAGTGCCACAGAGAGCGTTTTAAAATTGGGTCTACCCTGGAGGGTTCTGCGCCCTCAGCTTTTGAGCAGCACCCATCACGGCATGGTGGAATACCAGCACTGGATTAGGGAGCTCTCCCTCACAGAGCCTCACTTGGAG ATCTCGGACACCAGCATCCTGGAGATCATGTACAAGAACCACTCCAGTATCGAAACCATCTTCCGGATCATAGACACAGATCATTCCG GTCTGATCTCACTGGAGGAATTCCATCAAACCTGGAAACTGCTGAGCTCTCACCTCAAGATGGAGATCAGCGACAAGTCCGTGGCAGACTTAGCTCAGAGCATCGATTTCAACAAGGACGGAGTCATCGATATCAATGAATTCATGGAGGCATTCCGCTTGGTGGGCATCTCAGCACACAAATAG